The following proteins come from a genomic window of Citrobacter europaeus:
- the fmt gene encoding methionyl-tRNA formyltransferase has protein sequence MSDSLRIIFAGTPDFAARHLDALLSSGHNVVGVFTQPDRPAGRGKKLMPSPVKVLAEEKGIPVFQPVSLRPQENQQLVADLRADVMVVVAYGLILPKAVLEMPRLGCINVHGSLLPRWRGAAPIQRSLWAGDAETGVTIMQMDVGLDTGDMLLKLSCPITAEDTSGSLYDKLADLGPQGLIETLKQLAAGTIKPVAQDESLVTHAEKLSKEEARIDWSLSAAQLERCVRAFNPWPMSWLEIDGQPVKVWQASVIAVNTQAAPGTILEATKQGIQVATGDGILNLVSLQPAGKKAMSAQDLLNSRREWFIPGNRLI, from the coding sequence GTGTCAGACTCACTACGTATTATTTTTGCGGGTACACCTGACTTTGCAGCGCGTCATCTCGACGCGCTGTTGTCTTCTGGACATAACGTCGTTGGCGTGTTTACCCAACCGGACCGCCCAGCGGGACGCGGTAAAAAGCTAATGCCCAGCCCGGTAAAAGTACTGGCGGAAGAAAAAGGGATACCGGTTTTCCAACCCGTCTCTCTTCGCCCTCAGGAAAACCAGCAGTTGGTTGCTGATTTACGCGCAGACGTGATGGTAGTGGTGGCATATGGCCTGATTCTACCAAAAGCCGTACTGGAAATGCCGCGTCTGGGTTGTATTAACGTTCACGGTTCACTGCTGCCACGCTGGCGTGGCGCGGCACCGATCCAGCGCTCACTGTGGGCTGGCGATGCCGAAACCGGTGTGACTATCATGCAGATGGATGTTGGCCTCGACACCGGTGATATGCTGCTTAAGCTGTCCTGCCCGATTACGGCAGAGGATACCAGCGGCTCGCTATACGACAAGCTGGCAGATTTGGGGCCTCAGGGGCTGATTGAAACGCTAAAACAGCTGGCTGCCGGCACGATAAAACCAGTGGCACAAGATGAATCACTGGTTACGCATGCAGAAAAACTCAGCAAAGAAGAGGCCCGCATCGACTGGTCACTTTCGGCTGCTCAGTTGGAACGTTGCGTCCGCGCCTTTAACCCATGGCCCATGAGCTGGCTTGAAATCGACGGTCAGCCAGTGAAAGTCTGGCAAGCTTCGGTTATTGCTGTAAACACACAGGCCGCGCCAGGCACTATTCTTGAGGCGACAAAGCAGGGTATCCAGGTCGCAACAGGCGATGGCATCCTGAATCTCGTCTCTTTGCAGCCTGCCGGTAAAAAAGCCATGAGCGCGCAGGATCTGCTTAATTCGCGACGGGAATGGTTTATACCCGGTAACCGTCTGATCTGA
- a CDS encoding DUF1488 domain-containing protein: protein MNQAIQFPDREEWRTDVSAVVFPAMVHGMQLTCAISGERLASRFGGSTPEQWLETFQQYRWDLEEEAEALIQDQQEDSQGWVWLL, encoded by the coding sequence ATGAATCAGGCGATCCAGTTTCCCGATCGAGAAGAATGGCGCACGGATGTCAGCGCCGTGGTTTTTCCGGCGATGGTTCATGGTATGCAGCTAACATGTGCTATTTCAGGAGAAAGGTTGGCGTCCCGCTTTGGTGGCAGCACGCCTGAACAGTGGCTGGAAACTTTTCAACAGTATCGCTGGGACCTGGAGGAAGAGGCCGAAGCATTGATCCAGGATCAGCAGGAAGATTCTCAGGGTTGGGTTTGGTTACTCTGA
- the aroE gene encoding shikimate dehydrogenase, with protein MKEAYAVFGNPIAHSKSPFIHQQFAEQLKIDHSYGRVLAPINDFVNTLNAFFAEGGKGANVTVPFKEEAFARADELTERASLAGAVNTLKRLEDGRLLGDNTDGIGLLSDLERLSFIRPGARVLLIGAGGASRGVLLPLLSMDCAVTIVNRTASRAEELAQLFSHTGSVQAVGMDELDNYSFDLIINATSSGISGEVPAIPTSLIHSSVYCYDMFYQQGNTPFLSWCAEHGAKQYADGLGMLVGQAAHAVLLWHGVLPQIEPVIKSMQQELSA; from the coding sequence ATGAAAGAAGCCTATGCTGTTTTTGGTAATCCGATAGCGCACAGTAAATCGCCCTTTATTCATCAGCAATTTGCAGAGCAGTTGAAGATTGATCATTCCTATGGACGTGTACTGGCGCCCATCAATGATTTTGTGAATACGCTGAACGCTTTTTTTGCTGAGGGCGGGAAGGGGGCAAATGTCACCGTACCTTTTAAAGAAGAGGCGTTTGCACGTGCCGATGAACTAACGGAGCGGGCATCTCTTGCTGGAGCGGTTAATACCCTTAAACGATTAGAGGATGGGCGTTTATTGGGAGACAACACGGATGGCATTGGCTTATTAAGCGATCTTGAACGTTTATCTTTCATTCGTCCTGGAGCGCGAGTTCTACTGATCGGGGCTGGTGGCGCATCCCGTGGGGTTTTATTACCTCTTCTTTCTATGGATTGCGCGGTGACTATCGTTAACCGTACAGCTTCGCGCGCTGAAGAACTGGCTCAACTCTTCTCTCATACCGGCAGTGTGCAGGCAGTGGGTATGGACGAGCTTGATAATTACAGTTTTGATTTGATCATTAACGCGACGTCTAGCGGAATTAGCGGTGAGGTACCCGCTATTCCGACATCACTTATCCACTCCTCTGTCTATTGTTATGACATGTTTTATCAGCAGGGGAATACACCGTTCCTTTCCTGGTGTGCTGAACATGGGGCGAAACAGTATGCCGATGGCCTGGGGATGCTGGTGGGTCAGGCCGCGCACGCCGTTTTACTCTGGCATGGGGTTTTGCCGCAGATTGAACCCGTCATTAAAAGCATGCAACAGGAATTGTCGGCATGA
- the dprA gene encoding DNA-protecting protein DprA, with protein MTQIEIWLRLAQVNELYGDEMVRIAHRLNTQPCINNAVLLQAGFSPRQARRFLTFSQQTLEKTLRWLEQPNHHFVVADSDHYPPLLRAIEDYPGVLFVAGNPACLRSFQVAVVGSRQHSWYGERWGRLFCEKLAACGVTITSGLARGIDGVAHNAAINRQGTSIAVLGNGLETIHPRQHVRLAERLIDAGGALVSEFPLDTLPLPRNFPRRNRIISGLSKGVLVVEAAQRSGSLVTARCALEQGREVFALPGPIGSPGSEGPHWLIQQGAMLVTAPEEILENLQYGLHWLPDEPEKSIYSPDHEEVALPFPELLANVGDEVTPVDVVAERAGQPVPEVVAQLLELELAGWIAAVPGGYVRLRRACHVRRTNVFV; from the coding sequence ATGACCCAAATCGAAATTTGGCTACGTTTAGCGCAAGTGAATGAACTGTATGGTGATGAGATGGTGCGCATTGCCCACAGGCTTAATACTCAACCGTGCATTAACAATGCGGTACTCCTGCAGGCAGGATTCTCTCCCCGTCAGGCCCGACGGTTTTTAACTTTTTCACAGCAGACGCTGGAAAAAACGCTGCGCTGGCTTGAGCAGCCAAACCACCATTTTGTGGTTGCCGACAGCGATCATTACCCGCCATTGCTCCGTGCGATTGAGGATTATCCTGGGGTGCTTTTTGTCGCAGGAAACCCCGCATGCCTCCGCTCGTTCCAGGTGGCCGTTGTCGGCAGCAGACAGCACTCCTGGTATGGCGAACGCTGGGGACGGTTGTTTTGTGAAAAGCTTGCAGCATGCGGCGTGACGATCACCAGTGGTCTGGCCCGGGGGATTGATGGCGTGGCGCACAATGCTGCGATAAACCGTCAGGGCACGAGTATAGCAGTGCTGGGTAACGGGCTTGAGACCATTCACCCACGACAGCATGTCCGTCTGGCTGAACGGCTGATTGATGCTGGAGGCGCACTGGTGTCTGAGTTCCCATTAGATACGCTACCTTTACCGCGCAATTTTCCCCGACGAAATCGCATTATTAGTGGTCTAAGTAAAGGTGTCCTGGTTGTTGAAGCTGCCCAGCGTAGCGGGTCACTGGTCACTGCGCGCTGCGCGCTGGAACAAGGACGGGAGGTTTTTGCTTTGCCTGGACCGATAGGGAGTCCGGGAAGCGAAGGCCCACATTGGCTTATTCAGCAGGGAGCCATGCTTGTGACCGCACCAGAGGAAATTCTGGAAAATTTGCAATATGGGCTGCATTGGCTGCCAGATGAACCTGAAAAATCAATTTATTCGCCAGATCACGAAGAGGTGGCATTGCCATTTCCGGAGCTCCTGGCTAACGTAGGAGATGAGGTAACACCTGTTGACGTCGTCGCTGAACGTGCCGGCCAACCTGTGCCAGAGGTAGTGGCTCAACTGCTCGAACTGGAGTTAGCAGGATGGATCGCAGCTGTACCCGGCGGCTATGTCCGATTGAGGAGGGCATGCCATGTTCGACGTACTAATGTATTTGTTTGA
- a CDS encoding gamma carbonic anhydrase family protein, with translation MSDVLRPYKDLFPQIGKRVMIDPSSVVIGDTRLADDVGIWPLVAIRGDVNYVQIGARTNIQDGSVLHVTHQSTSNPQGNPLIVGEDVTVGHKVMLHGCIIGNRVLVGMGSIVLDGVVVEDDVMIGAGSLVPQNKRLESGYLYLGSPVKQIRPLSDEEKAGLKYSANNYVKWKDEYLSQSNQTQP, from the coding sequence ATGTCTGATGTATTACGTCCTTATAAGGATCTTTTCCCACAGATCGGAAAACGCGTGATGATCGACCCCAGCAGCGTCGTCATTGGTGATACTCGTTTGGCTGATGATGTTGGGATTTGGCCATTGGTTGCGATTCGTGGCGACGTGAATTATGTACAAATCGGCGCCCGTACGAACATTCAGGATGGCAGCGTTTTACATGTCACGCATCAATCCACATCGAATCCGCAGGGTAATCCATTGATCGTGGGTGAGGATGTGACGGTCGGTCATAAAGTCATGCTACACGGCTGCATCATTGGCAACCGCGTATTGGTCGGTATGGGATCGATTGTATTGGACGGCGTAGTGGTAGAAGACGACGTTATGATTGGGGCTGGAAGTCTGGTTCCGCAAAACAAACGCCTGGAGAGTGGATATCTGTACCTGGGAAGCCCGGTAAAACAAATCCGCCCATTAAGCGATGAAGAGAAAGCAGGCTTAAAATACTCAGCTAACAACTATGTTAAATGGAAAGATGAGTATTTAAGTCAGAGTAACCAAACCCAACCCTGA
- the smg gene encoding DUF494 family protein Smg has product MFDVLMYLFETYIHNEAELRVDQDKLERDLTDAGFDREDIYNALLWLEKLADYQDGLAEPMQLASDPLSIRIYTAEECDRLDASCRGFLLFLEQIQVLNLETREMVIERVLALDTAEFDLEDLKWVILMVLFNIPGCENAYQQMEELLFEVNEGMLH; this is encoded by the coding sequence ATGTTCGACGTACTAATGTATTTGTTTGAGACATATATCCATAACGAAGCTGAGCTGCGTGTGGATCAGGACAAACTGGAACGGGATCTTACCGACGCTGGTTTTGATCGTGAAGACATTTACAACGCGTTACTTTGGCTGGAAAAGCTAGCTGATTATCAGGATGGTCTTGCTGAACCTATGCAGCTGGCATCTGACCCTCTTTCTATACGTATTTATACTGCAGAAGAGTGCGATCGACTGGATGCAAGCTGTAGAGGGTTCCTGCTATTCCTGGAGCAGATTCAGGTGCTAAACCTCGAAACGCGAGAAATGGTTATTGAGCGTGTACTCGCGCTGGATACGGCAGAGTTCGATCTGGAAGACCTGAAGTGGGTGATCCTGATGGTGCTATTCAACATTCCAGGTTGTGAAAATGCCTATCAGCAAATGGAAGAATTACTCTTTGAAGTGAATGAAGGTATGCTGCATTAA
- a CDS encoding topoisomerase DNA-binding C4 zinc finger domain-containing protein: MAKSALFTVRKNEPCPQCGAELVIRSGKHGPFLGCSHYPECDYIRPLKSSADGHIVKVLEGKLCPACGAELVLRQGRFGMFIGCSDYPTCEHTELIDKPDETAIVCPQCQTGHLVQRRSRYGKTFYSCDRYPECQFVINFKPLAGECPECHYPLLIEKKTAQGVKHFCASKQCGKPIPAE, from the coding sequence ATGGCTAAATCAGCACTGTTCACGGTGCGTAAAAACGAGCCCTGCCCACAATGCGGGGCTGAACTGGTTATTCGTTCCGGGAAACACGGTCCGTTTCTCGGTTGTTCACACTATCCAGAATGCGATTACATCCGTCCGCTAAAATCTTCAGCGGACGGACATATTGTCAAAGTTCTGGAGGGTAAGCTTTGCCCTGCATGTGGCGCTGAACTGGTTCTGAGACAGGGAAGATTCGGTATGTTCATTGGATGCAGTGATTATCCGACGTGTGAACACACTGAACTTATCGACAAGCCTGATGAAACAGCAATTGTCTGTCCTCAATGCCAGACTGGCCACCTTGTCCAGCGGCGTTCCCGTTATGGCAAAACCTTTTACTCCTGCGATCGCTATCCGGAGTGCCAGTTTGTCATTAACTTCAAACCGTTAGCCGGAGAGTGTCCTGAGTGCCATTATCCGCTACTCATAGAAAAGAAAACCGCGCAGGGTGTGAAACATTTCTGTGCCAGTAAACAATGTGGAAAGCCGATCCCGGCGGAATAA
- the rsmB gene encoding 16S rRNA (cytosine(967)-C(5))-methyltransferase RsmB yields the protein MKKHLNLRSMAAQAVEQVVEKGQSLSNVLPAMQQKVADKDKALLQELCFGVLRTLSQLEWMIQQLMERPMTGKQRTVHYLIMVGFYQLLHTRIPPHAALAETVEGAVVIKRPQLKGLINGVLRQFQRRQDELLAEFAQSDLRFLHPSWLVKRIKSAYPQQWEAILEANNQRPPMWLRVNRVHHTRDAWLDLLTEAGLTGFPHPDYPDAVRLETPAPVHALPGFNEGWVTVQDASAQGCVTYLLPENGEQILDLCCAPGGKTTHILEVAPQANVMAVDVDEKRLSRVYDNLKRLGMKATVKQGDGRYPQQWCGEQQFDRILLDAPCSATGVIRRHPDIKWLRRDRDIAELAQLQAEILNATWSHLKPGGTLVYATCSILPEENQQQIAAFLARTPDAVLSETGIPEKPGRQNLPGAEDGDGFFYAKLIKK from the coding sequence ATGAAAAAACATCTTAATTTACGCAGTATGGCGGCCCAGGCCGTCGAACAGGTTGTCGAAAAAGGGCAATCATTAAGCAATGTGCTGCCTGCCATGCAGCAAAAAGTTGCCGATAAAGACAAAGCGCTGTTGCAGGAGCTTTGCTTCGGCGTATTGCGCACACTCTCCCAACTGGAGTGGATGATCCAGCAGTTGATGGAACGTCCAATGACGGGCAAACAGCGCACCGTTCACTATCTGATCATGGTGGGCTTCTACCAACTGCTGCATACCCGTATTCCACCGCACGCTGCGCTGGCTGAGACCGTAGAAGGCGCAGTTGTCATAAAGCGTCCGCAGCTCAAAGGGCTGATCAACGGCGTGTTGCGCCAGTTTCAACGCCGTCAGGATGAACTGTTGGCCGAGTTCGCACAAAGCGATCTGCGTTTCTTACATCCTTCCTGGCTGGTAAAACGTATTAAGAGCGCGTATCCGCAGCAGTGGGAAGCCATTCTTGAAGCCAATAACCAGCGACCGCCGATGTGGCTTCGTGTCAATCGTGTTCACCATACGCGCGATGCCTGGCTGGACCTGCTTACCGAAGCGGGATTAACGGGTTTCCCGCATCCGGACTACCCGGATGCAGTTCGTCTGGAAACGCCGGCCCCTGTACACGCTCTCCCTGGTTTTAATGAAGGCTGGGTAACCGTCCAGGACGCTTCCGCTCAAGGATGTGTAACTTATCTGTTGCCAGAGAACGGTGAACAGATCCTCGACCTGTGCTGCGCGCCGGGCGGGAAAACCACTCACATACTGGAAGTTGCTCCGCAAGCTAACGTCATGGCCGTCGATGTCGATGAAAAACGCCTGTCACGCGTTTACGACAATCTGAAACGCCTGGGCATGAAGGCAACTGTAAAACAGGGTGATGGCCGCTATCCACAGCAGTGGTGCGGTGAACAACAATTTGACCGTATTTTGCTGGACGCTCCATGTTCTGCTACCGGGGTGATACGTCGCCATCCGGATATCAAATGGCTGCGCCGCGACCGGGATATTGCCGAACTTGCACAGTTGCAGGCTGAAATCCTGAATGCAACCTGGTCACACCTTAAACCTGGCGGCACGCTGGTTTATGCAACGTGCTCTATCCTGCCAGAAGAAAATCAGCAGCAAATTGCCGCCTTCCTGGCACGTACGCCGGATGCGGTATTAAGCGAAACCGGTATACCGGAAAAACCCGGGCGTCAGAATTTACCGGGTGCGGAAGATGGCGATGGCTTCTTTTACGCTAAGCTAATCAAAAAGTGA
- the tsaC gene encoding L-threonylcarbamoyladenylate synthase type 1 TsaC, with protein sequence MNNNLPTGPIAAAIAVLKQEKVIAYPTEAVFGVGCDPDSETAVTRLLELKQRPVDKGLILIAANFDQLKPYIDDSTLTDAQREAVFARWPGPVTFVFPAPATTPRWLTGRFDSLAVRVTDHPLVVALCQAYGKPLVSTSANLSGLPPCRTVEEVRAQFGTDFPVVEGETGGRLNPSEIRDALTGEQFRQG encoded by the coding sequence GTGAATAATAACCTGCCCACAGGCCCTATCGCTGCGGCGATAGCGGTTCTGAAACAAGAAAAAGTCATCGCCTATCCAACAGAAGCTGTATTTGGCGTCGGCTGCGATCCCGACAGCGAAACGGCTGTTACCCGTCTGTTGGAGCTAAAACAACGCCCGGTCGATAAAGGCTTAATTTTGATTGCGGCAAACTTTGACCAGCTTAAGCCTTACATTGACGATAGCACGCTTACTGATGCCCAACGTGAGGCGGTGTTCGCCCGCTGGCCAGGTCCTGTCACCTTCGTATTCCCGGCGCCTGCGACAACGCCTCGTTGGTTGACCGGTCGTTTTGATTCGCTGGCCGTGCGTGTCACCGATCACCCGCTGGTGGTTGCATTGTGCCAGGCTTATGGCAAACCGTTAGTCTCCACCAGTGCTAATTTGAGTGGCTTACCGCCTTGCAGAACGGTAGAGGAAGTCCGCGCGCAGTTTGGTACAGACTTTCCCGTAGTTGAAGGGGAGACCGGAGGGCGTTTGAATCCTTCGGAGATCCGTGATGCTCTGACGGGTGAACAGTTTCGACAGGGGTAA
- the arfA gene encoding alternative ribosome-rescue factor ArfA — MSRYQHTKGQIKDNAIEALLHDPLFRQRVEKNKKGKGSYLRKGKHGNRGNWEASGKKVIHFFTTGLLASLSA; from the coding sequence ATGAGTCGTTATCAGCACACCAAAGGGCAGATAAAGGACAACGCTATTGAGGCGCTTTTGCACGATCCACTTTTCAGACAGCGCGTCGAGAAAAATAAGAAAGGGAAAGGAAGTTATCTACGTAAAGGTAAACATGGCAATCGGGGTAACTGGGAGGCCAGTGGCAAGAAAGTCATTCACTTTTTTACCACTGGCCTTCTTGCTTCACTGAGTGCTTAA
- the trkA gene encoding Trk system potassium transporter TrkA: protein MKIIILGAGQVGGTLAENLVGENNDITVVDTNGERLRSLQDKFDLRVVQGHGSHPRVLREAGADDADMLVAVTSSDETNMVACQVAYSLFNTPNRIARIRSPDYVRDADKLFQSDAVPIDHLIAPEQLVIDSIYRLIEYPGALQVVNFAEGKVSLAVVKAYYGGPLIGNALSTMREHMPHIDTRVAAIFRHDRPIRPQGSTIVEAGDEVFFIAASQHIRAVMSELQRLEKPYKRIMLVGGGNIGAGLARRLEKDYSVKLIERNQQRASELAEKLQNTIVFFGDASDQELLAEEHIDQVDLFIAVTNDDEANIMSAMLAKRMGAKKVMVLIQRRAYVDLVQGSVIDIAISPQQATISALLSHVRKADIVGVSSLRRGVAEAIEAVAHGDETTSRVVGRSIDEIKLPPGTIIGAVVRGNDVMIANDNLRIEQGDHVIMFLTDKKFITDVERLFQPSPFFL from the coding sequence ATGAAAATTATCATTCTGGGCGCAGGTCAAGTTGGCGGTACGCTGGCTGAAAACCTGGTCGGAGAGAACAACGATATCACGGTAGTCGATACCAATGGTGAGCGCCTGCGTAGCCTGCAGGACAAGTTTGATCTCCGCGTCGTGCAAGGGCATGGTTCGCATCCCCGCGTTTTGCGTGAAGCTGGGGCCGACGATGCCGATATGCTGGTTGCCGTAACCAGCTCAGATGAAACAAATATGGTTGCCTGCCAGGTAGCTTATTCACTGTTTAATACGCCTAATCGCATCGCCCGTATTCGTTCACCGGATTACGTTCGTGATGCCGACAAGCTGTTTCAATCCGATGCGGTACCTATCGATCACCTGATTGCGCCTGAGCAACTGGTTATCGATAGCATTTATCGGCTGATTGAATATCCGGGCGCCTTGCAGGTGGTAAATTTTGCCGAAGGGAAAGTTAGCCTGGCCGTGGTGAAAGCCTATTATGGTGGGCCGCTGATCGGTAACGCACTGTCGACAATGCGTGAGCATATGCCGCACATAGATACCCGAGTGGCAGCGATTTTCCGTCATGACCGCCCGATCCGTCCACAAGGTTCTACCATTGTTGAAGCGGGTGATGAAGTCTTCTTTATCGCAGCATCGCAGCATATTCGCGCCGTAATGAGCGAATTACAGCGTCTGGAAAAACCGTACAAACGCATTATGTTAGTGGGTGGCGGTAATATCGGCGCGGGTCTGGCACGTCGTCTGGAAAAAGATTACAGCGTCAAACTGATCGAACGTAATCAACAACGCGCATCAGAGCTTGCGGAGAAACTGCAAAATACGATCGTCTTTTTTGGTGATGCCTCGGATCAAGAGCTGCTGGCAGAAGAACATATCGATCAGGTTGATCTGTTCATCGCGGTGACCAACGATGATGAAGCGAATATCATGTCGGCGATGCTTGCCAAACGGATGGGCGCCAAGAAAGTAATGGTGTTGATCCAACGCAGAGCATACGTCGATCTGGTGCAGGGCAGTGTGATCGATATTGCGATATCACCGCAGCAGGCGACCATCTCCGCGCTGCTAAGTCACGTGCGTAAAGCTGATATTGTCGGTGTGTCTTCACTACGCCGCGGCGTCGCGGAAGCCATTGAAGCCGTCGCACACGGTGATGAAACGACGTCGCGGGTTGTGGGGCGTTCAATTGATGAAATTAAACTTCCACCAGGAACCATCATTGGCGCTGTTGTGCGTGGTAACGATGTGATGATTGCCAATGATAACCTGCGCATTGAGCAGGGCGATCACGTAATTATGTTCCTGACAGATAAAAAGTTTATTACCGACGTCGAGCGATTATTCCAGCCAAGTCCTTTCTTCCTGTAA
- the def gene encoding peptide deformylase codes for MSVLQVLHIPDERLRKVAKPVEEVNAEIQRIVDDMFETMYAEEGIGLAATQVDIHQRIIVIDVSENRDEQLVLINPELLEKDGETGIEEGCLSIPEQRALVPRAEKVKIRALDRNGKSFELEADGLLAICIQHEMDHLVGKLFIDYLSPLKQQRIRQKVEKLDRLNARA; via the coding sequence ATGTCAGTTTTGCAAGTGTTACATATTCCGGACGAGCGCCTTCGCAAAGTCGCAAAACCGGTCGAAGAAGTGAATGCAGAAATTCAGCGTATCGTTGATGATATGTTCGAAACGATGTACGCCGAAGAAGGTATCGGTCTGGCAGCAACACAGGTCGATATTCATCAGCGCATCATTGTTATTGATGTCTCTGAAAATCGCGACGAGCAGTTGGTACTTATTAACCCAGAGCTGCTGGAGAAAGACGGCGAAACCGGCATTGAAGAAGGCTGCCTGTCAATTCCTGAACAGCGTGCGTTAGTACCACGCGCAGAGAAAGTAAAAATTCGTGCGCTCGATCGCAACGGCAAATCTTTTGAACTGGAAGCCGATGGCCTGCTGGCTATCTGCATTCAACATGAAATGGATCACCTGGTCGGTAAACTGTTTATCGATTATCTGTCTCCGTTGAAGCAACAACGCATTCGTCAGAAAGTTGAAAAACTCGACCGCCTGAACGCCCGAGCTTAA
- the mscL gene encoding large-conductance mechanosensitive channel protein MscL: MSIIKEFREFAMRGNVVDLAVGVIIGAAFGKIVSSLVADIIMPPLGLLIGGIDFKQFAVTLRDAQGDIPAVVMHYGVFIQNVFDFIIVAFAIFMAIKLINKLNRKKAEEPAAPPAPSKEEVLLSEIRDLLKEQNNRS; this comes from the coding sequence ATGAGCATTATTAAAGAGTTTCGCGAATTCGCGATGCGCGGGAATGTTGTCGATTTGGCAGTGGGTGTCATCATTGGTGCGGCATTCGGTAAGATTGTTTCATCACTGGTTGCCGATATCATTATGCCGCCGCTGGGGCTGTTAATTGGTGGAATTGATTTTAAACAGTTTGCTGTAACGTTACGTGATGCGCAGGGAGATATCCCGGCTGTCGTCATGCATTACGGTGTATTTATTCAGAACGTCTTCGATTTCATTATCGTTGCGTTTGCTATCTTTATGGCAATCAAACTGATCAACAAACTGAACCGTAAAAAAGCGGAAGAGCCGGCAGCACCGCCAGCTCCATCGAAAGAAGAAGTATTGCTGAGTGAAATTCGTGACCTGTTGAAAGAACAGAATAACCGCTCTTAA
- the zntR gene encoding Zn(2+)-responsive transcriptional regulator, whose translation MYRIGELAKLADVTPDTIRYYEKQQMMEHEIRTEGGFRLYTESDLQRLKFIRYARQLGFTLESIRELLSIRIDPEHHTCQESKGIVQERLQEVEARIAELQAMQRSLQRLNDACCGKAHSSVYCSILEALEQGASGSASGC comes from the coding sequence ATGTACCGTATTGGTGAATTAGCGAAACTGGCTGACGTAACGCCTGATACTATCCGTTACTATGAAAAGCAGCAGATGATGGAACATGAAATACGTACAGAAGGCGGGTTTCGCCTCTATACGGAAAGCGATCTTCAGCGTCTGAAGTTTATTCGATATGCCCGTCAGCTTGGTTTTACTCTGGAATCGATCCGCGAGCTGCTGTCGATCCGCATCGATCCCGAACATCATACCTGCCAGGAATCAAAAGGGATCGTCCAGGAAAGATTGCAGGAGGTCGAAGCACGAATAGCGGAGCTTCAGGCGATGCAACGGTCGCTGCAGAGATTGAATGACGCGTGTTGTGGAAAAGCACACAGCAGCGTGTACTGCTCTATCCTTGAAGCACTTGAGCAGGGCGCCAGCGGCTCAGCATCAGGCTGTTGA
- a CDS encoding DUF1992 domain-containing protein — MWLLDQWAERHIIEAQSKGEFDGLPGTGEPLILDDDSHVSPELRAGFRLLKNAGCLPPELEQRREAIQLLEILAGIRKDDPSYPEVSRRLSLLELKLRQAGLSTEFLRGEYADKLLQKINDD; from the coding sequence ATGTGGTTACTGGACCAGTGGGCAGAGCGCCATATTATTGAAGCACAGTCTAAAGGTGAGTTTGATGGTTTACCTGGTACAGGTGAGCCGCTGATCCTTGACGATGATTCTCATGTCTCGCCTGAACTTCGTGCCGGATTCCGTCTATTAAAGAATGCTGGATGTCTTCCTCCTGAGCTTGAGCAGCGCAGAGAGGCAATACAGTTGCTTGAAATACTCGCAGGGATCCGCAAAGATGATCCCAGTTATCCGGAGGTGAGTCGAAGACTGTCACTACTGGAACTCAAACTTCGGCAGGCTGGACTCAGTACCGAGTTTTTACGCGGCGAATATGCAGATAAGCTGCTACAGAAGATCAACGACGATTAG